The following is a genomic window from Streptomyces sp. BHT-5-2.
CCAGCCCGTGGACCCCGATCCGGGTCCGGTGCGCCTCCCGGCCGGGCGCCGCCGCGATCACGACGGGCGGCTCGTGCCGCGGCCGCTGCACCGTGCAGTCCGGCCCCAGCGTCGCCGCGCAGCACGCCGTGAACGCCCGCGCCCACCGCTCGGTCAGGAAGTTCGCCCGGTCGGCGCCCAGGATGCCCAGCAGCAGTTGCCGCCGGACGTCGTCGGGCAGCATCGCGAAGTACTCCGGCGGTGCCCACGGGGTGTGCGAGAAGTGCGCGATCCGGACGTCCGGCCGCAGCTCGCGCAGCAGCCCCGGCACCAGCGCCAGGTGGTAGTCCTGCACCAGCACCGCCGCACCCGGGCCCGCGGCGTCCGCCAGCGCCGTCGCGAACGCCGCGTTGTACGCCTCGTACGCGGCCCACTGCCCCCGGAAATCCACGTCGAACACCGGCTCCAGCGGCGTCTGGTAGAGCATGTGGTGGACGAACCACAGCACCGAGTTGGCGACGCCGTTGTAGGCCGCGGCGTGCACCTCCCCCGGGATGTCCAGCATCCGGACACGCTGTCCACCGGTGTCCGCGACATCCAGCCCGCCGCCGGTCCGCCGCACCGCCTCCCGGTCACCGTCCCCCAGCGCGGAACACACCCACACCGCGTCTGTCTCCGGCCCGATCGCCGACAGTCCCGACACCAGCCCCCCGCCGCCCCGCTTGGCGGTCAGCCCCCCGCCCGCCCCCAGGGCATACGAAACGGGCCCGCGGTTCGACGCGACGAGGACCTCGGCACCTGGCTGGACCGCACTGCGCTCGGAGACCATGTCGCGACATTAACCCGTCACCGATCCGCGCAAACGTACGGATCGCGCCTCTCGCCTAGGCCGCCCGGCGCTCCGCGTACTCGGGGATTTCGGCCATCGGCGGCCGCTCCTCGGTGTCCACCTCCGTCGTCCGCGGCGCAAAACCGTTCTCGCCGCGCTCGAACTGCGTCAGCCGGGGACGGACCAAGTGGCCGCGCGCCAGCCGGAGTTGGGCGGTGCGGTAGATGGCGGCGGCCATCCGGCCGAGCGCCTGGTCGCCCTGGTGCCGGTGCCTGCGCACCCCCACGTCCACCTGCGCGAGGGCATCCAGCCCGACCGTGTGCAGGGAGTCCACCAGCAGCCCCAGCTCCACCCCGTAGCCCACCGGGAACGGCAGCCGCTCCAGCAACGAACGGCGCGCCGCGTACTCCCCGCCCAGCGGCTGTACGAACCCGGCCAACTGCGGCCAGTGCAGATTGAGCAGCGGCCGGGCGACCAGCTCGGTCACCCTGCCGCCCTGGCCCGCCGCCGGCGCCCGGCCCTCCCCGGTGTCCAGCGGCCGGTCGTACATCGCCTTGACGAACTGGATCTCCGGATCGGTCAGCAGCGGCCCGACGATCCCCGAGACGAACGCGGTGGAGAACTCCCGCAGATCGGCGTCGACGAAGCAGACGATGTCGCCCTCGGTCACCAGCAGCGACCGCCACAACACCTCGCCCTTGCCGGGCAGCGCCGGAATCCGCGGCAGCACGCTGTCCCGGTGGACCACCCGGGCGCCGGCCGCCGCGGCGACCTCCGCCGTCCGGTCGGTCGAGCCCGAGTCCAGCACCACCAGCTCGTCGACCAGCGGCACCTCCGGGGTCATCAGACCGGCGCGGATCGCCGCGACGATCGTGCCGACCGTCGCCTCCTCGTCGAGCGCCGGCAGCACCACACTGACCGTCCGCCCCGTCTGGCGCTTGGCCTCCAGCAACTGCTCCAGGGGGCGGTCCGCGGCGGACCAGGAGCGGCCGGCCAGCCAGCGCTCCACTTCTTCCAGCACGTCTACGACTCTCCTCGGCGGCCCCCGAACGGAAGCCCGTTATGTGATCCATCTCGCGGACCGGACGACTATCTCAACGGCGAGTGCCTTCGGTTACAGTCTTGAACAACGCGGACGACCGCCGCATGTCGGGGTCGCCACGCGACAAACGCCTGGGTCCGCCCAGCGCCATACCGCTCATCCAGAGGGGCAGAGGGACACGGCCCGTTGAAGCCCCGGCAACCCTCCAGCCGATCTCCGCAGCCGACACCCGGCGCGCGCGAGGCTCTCGGCTAGGGAAGGTGCCAAATCCGTCTCACGGCGAGATGCGTCGTGAGGAAGATGAGGAGAAAGGGCCTCGCCTCCATGGCTGTGCAAGCAACCGAACCCACCGCTTCCGTCGCACTCGGTCCCGCCGTCGCACTCTCCTGCCGCGAATGCGGCGAGCGCTTCCCGCTCGGCCCGATCTTCGCCTGCCAGGAGTGTTTCGGCCCGCTGGAAATCGCCTACGACCTCCCCACCGGCGACCCCGAGGGCCTGCGCAAGCGGATCGAGGCCGGCCCCGACAACATCTGGCGCTACGCCCCGCTGCTGCCCGTCCCCGCCGACGTGGCCGACAAGCCCAACCTCAACCCCGGCTGCACCAAGCTCGTCAAGGCCGACCGGCTCGCCGCCGAGCTCGGCGTCACCGGCGGCCTGTACGTCAAGGACGACTCCGGCAACCCCACCCACTCCTTCAAGGACCGGGTCGTCGCGATCGCCGTCGAGGCCGCCCGCGCCTTCGGCTTCACCACCCTCTCCTGCTCCTCGACCGGCAACCTGGCCGGCGCGGTCGGCGCCGCGGCGCGCCGCGCGGGCTTCAAGTCCTGCGTCTTCATCCCGCACGATCTGGAGCCCGGCAAGGTCGTGATGGCCGCGGTCTACGGCGGCGACCTCGTCGCCATCGACGGCAACTACGACGACGTCAACCGCTTCTGCTCCGAGCTCATCGGCGACCCGCTCGGCGAGGGCTGGGGCTTCGTCAACGTCAACCTCCGCCCCTACTACGGCGAGGGCTCCAAGACGCTGGCGTATGAGATCTGCGAGCAACTGGGCTGGCGGCTGCCGGACCAGATCGTCATCCCGGTCGCCTCCGGCTCCCAGCTCACCAAGATCGACAAGGGGTTGAAGGAGCTGATCGCCCTCGGCCTCGTCGAGGACCGCCCGTACCGGATCTTCGGTGCCCAGGCCGAGGGCTGCTCCCCGGTCTCCGCGGCCTTCAAGGCCGGCCACGAGGTCGTCCGGCCGCAGAAGCCGAACACCATCGCCAAGTCCCTGGCGATCGGCAACCCCGCGGACGGCCCGTACGTGCTCGACATCGCGCGCCGCACCGGCGGTGCCGTCGAGGACGTCACCGACCCGCAGGTCGTGGACGCGATCAAGCTGCTGGCCCGCACCGAGGGGATCTTCGCGGAGACCGCGGGCGGCGTGACCGTCGGCGTCACCAGGAAGCTCATCGAGAACGGCGTCCTGGACCCGTCGTTGACCACCGTGGTGCTGAACACCGGCGACGGCCTGAAGACCCTCGACGCCGTCGCCTC
Proteins encoded in this region:
- a CDS encoding trehalose-6-phosphate synthase, with the translated sequence MVSERSAVQPGAEVLVASNRGPVSYALGAGGGLTAKRGGGGLVSGLSAIGPETDAVWVCSALGDGDREAVRRTGGGLDVADTGGQRVRMLDIPGEVHAAAYNGVANSVLWFVHHMLYQTPLEPVFDVDFRGQWAAYEAYNAAFATALADAAGPGAAVLVQDYHLALVPGLLRELRPDVRIAHFSHTPWAPPEYFAMLPDDVRRQLLLGILGADRANFLTERWARAFTACCAATLGPDCTVQRPRHEPPVVIAAAPGREAHRTRIGVHGLGADAEFLRERSRRPDVAERMAALREQIGGADRKTIVRVDRTELSKNIVRGLLAFRRLLADRPEWRERVVHLAFAYPSRQDLAVYRDYTAQVGSLAEEINAEYGTAAWQPVLLHVEDDFARSLAAYRLADVALVNPIRDGMNLVAKEVPVVSDAGCALVLSREAGAWEELGTDALTVNPYDVAQTAEALHTALVMPEEERAARTGRLAAAATALPPARWFLEQLRALAE
- the thrC gene encoding threonine synthase yields the protein MAVQATEPTASVALGPAVALSCRECGERFPLGPIFACQECFGPLEIAYDLPTGDPEGLRKRIEAGPDNIWRYAPLLPVPADVADKPNLNPGCTKLVKADRLAAELGVTGGLYVKDDSGNPTHSFKDRVVAIAVEAARAFGFTTLSCSSTGNLAGAVGAAARRAGFKSCVFIPHDLEPGKVVMAAVYGGDLVAIDGNYDDVNRFCSELIGDPLGEGWGFVNVNLRPYYGEGSKTLAYEICEQLGWRLPDQIVIPVASGSQLTKIDKGLKELIALGLVEDRPYRIFGAQAEGCSPVSAAFKAGHEVVRPQKPNTIAKSLAIGNPADGPYVLDIARRTGGAVEDVTDPQVVDAIKLLARTEGIFAETAGGVTVGVTRKLIENGVLDPSLTTVVLNTGDGLKTLDAVASGPTATIRPDLDAFRAAGLAG
- a CDS encoding glucosyl-3-phosphoglycerate synthase codes for the protein MLEEVERWLAGRSWSAADRPLEQLLEAKRQTGRTVSVVLPALDEEATVGTIVAAIRAGLMTPEVPLVDELVVLDSGSTDRTAEVAAAAGARVVHRDSVLPRIPALPGKGEVLWRSLLVTEGDIVCFVDADLREFSTAFVSGIVGPLLTDPEIQFVKAMYDRPLDTGEGRAPAAGQGGRVTELVARPLLNLHWPQLAGFVQPLGGEYAARRSLLERLPFPVGYGVELGLLVDSLHTVGLDALAQVDVGVRRHRHQGDQALGRMAAAIYRTAQLRLARGHLVRPRLTQFERGENGFAPRTTEVDTEERPPMAEIPEYAERRAA